One Deltaproteobacteria bacterium genomic window carries:
- a CDS encoding GDP-mannose 4,6-dehydratase, translating into MRTLITGGYGFVARHLAQHLVSCGDDVAVTCHGADKIPGSEASSNAVQLPSSVQTMVLDVTDSKAVKDLVSVLNPDAIYHLAAMAFVPSGEINFEEVFRVNTFGTLNVLNAVLECSPRSRVLVVSSSEVYGSPRPKTLPVNELSELRPISAYGVSKAAADLAAFQYSQKKNLEVIRVRPFPHIGPGQSSVYAISSFAEQLARIKAGRAKPIIRVGNLESKRDYSDVSDIVRGYREALLNGKRGEVYNLCSGKSVQIGEILQRLIAIAEVEVEVQEDASRLRAVDVPEIYGSFERATREFGWRPRIDLEATLHSLFAYWAEVVEKQP; encoded by the coding sequence ATGAGGACACTTATAACTGGTGGATATGGTTTTGTTGCGCGGCATTTGGCACAACATCTGGTTAGTTGTGGGGATGATGTAGCTGTCACCTGTCATGGTGCAGACAAGATCCCAGGAAGCGAGGCGTCTAGTAATGCAGTTCAGTTGCCTAGTAGCGTGCAGACCATGGTGCTCGATGTGACTGATAGCAAGGCCGTAAAGGATCTGGTCTCAGTGCTTAATCCGGATGCTATCTACCATCTGGCAGCTATGGCGTTTGTCCCTAGTGGGGAGATTAATTTTGAAGAGGTGTTTAGGGTTAACACTTTTGGCACCTTAAATGTTTTAAATGCTGTTTTGGAATGCTCGCCTCGTAGCAGGGTTTTGGTGGTGAGCTCATCAGAAGTTTACGGAAGCCCACGTCCTAAGACTTTGCCGGTAAATGAGTTATCCGAGCTTCGTCCTATTAGCGCGTATGGCGTTTCCAAGGCCGCAGCGGATTTGGCTGCTTTTCAGTATTCGCAGAAAAAGAACTTGGAAGTTATTAGAGTGCGACCGTTCCCCCATATTGGTCCAGGGCAGAGTTCAGTATACGCAATTTCAAGTTTTGCTGAGCAGTTAGCCCGCATTAAAGCTGGGCGAGCTAAGCCGATTATTCGAGTTGGGAATCTTGAGTCAAAACGCGATTATAGCGATGTCTCCGATATAGTGCGTGGCTATCGCGAGGCGTTGCTAAACGGCAAGCGAGGGGAAGTTTATAACTTGTGTTCCGGGAAGAGCGTTCAAATTGGTGAGATTCTGCAACGGCTAATAGCAATTGCTGAAGTCGAAGTTGAAGTTCAGGAAGATGCTTCTCGCCTGCGGGCTGTGGATGTTCCCGAAATATATGGATCTTTTGAACGAGCCACCCGAGAATTTGGCTGGAGGCCACGCATAGATCTTGAGGCCACTCTTCACAGCTTATT